From the Populus nigra chromosome 13, ddPopNigr1.1, whole genome shotgun sequence genome, the window TGCATACACACACATTAACTTGCAAAAACTTGCAATGCTAGTGGCTGACTTCTGGTATTTGGAAATGATACCTTGCACGGGTCAATGCCACGTTCACCCTTTGGCGATTGGCAAGGAAACCTATTTTTCCATTTGCATTACATCTGACAGTAGAGATAATTATAACATCCTCCTCGCCTCCTTGAAATCCATCGACAGACCGAATATTTACTGCAAAATCACTATGTGCACTGTAAGTCTTTccaattttttcttgaattgcataaaCTTGAGCGTTGTACGGTGATATGACTCCTACGCTCATCCTCTTTCTTGCCCTTGTAAATTCTGCAacggaaagaaaaggaaggctTTAGCTTTCCCACTAGCCAACAAAAAAGTAATTGAAACCAATAGCTATGTCATATATATGATTTCCCTAACACCATTTCTAAAATGCATACCTTTAAAAAGGCTTGCAACTAGCTCTGAAACTACAGCAACCTCCACCAAATTTTTCTTGCTGCCACCGTTATCGAATTCTTCTTTCCCACTGGCTACATTAATAAATGAGTAAGGCCAATCTCTCGAAAGGACAGGAATGCTTGCGTACGTTACGATGAAGCTTTAATTTTCTGTCCCATCCCCAGGCACAGACTTCCCACGAGAAAATCCCAAGCACCCGAAATACTAAGGTTTTACAACCTTAAGCTGTAATTTCAAGTTTGAATTCTGAGCCCCCATGGATGTGAACAGGAAGCAGAGCGTCCAAAGCATTTCCCAGTTTTCACGTATAACaactacaaattaattaaccatcTTTATTACCGCCATCTTCATCAAGATATCACCCTAATTTCCAAAATTGCTGAAAAGGAATTGAAACACTTGCCACATTAGGCTTCAATGTTGGATTCTCCATGACATGAGTTGTGCtgatttttactttattttttcatctggGAAGTGGGAACAGGGACAGAAGGAACAGCCACCTGTTCAACTACCAGACACGAGAGTGGAACACTCTTCAGTCTTCACCTTAAAAATGAGGATCCAAGGGAAGTGATGACCACAATCTCTCTCCTCCTTTCACCCTTCAAAACTCAAAAGTTAAATGTTCGGAACTGTGGTTTtgaatactttttaattttttttaaaaaaggtatgataataataatttttttattttttaaaatttattttttatattaatacattaaaaaaactcaagactattaaaaaaataaacaataaacttGATATATTTGTTCCATGTAGCCAACGACCGACACTTCCCGCGAGAAATTACAGCATGCCCGTTAAAAAAGGGGTGGTGGTGggaccctttttttctttcttgtttcattttgatttttcactCTTCCTcggtaaaaagtaaaaaagaaaaaagaaacattgaATTGTGCTGTGGTaaatattaagattaaaataCTTGCTGGATAgttttgatatataattatgttttatccATGGTTTATCTACATTTGTTTTATGTACGcaatgtttttgtaaaataatttctttaatattttacgtCTGATTCATTTGAGAAAACTTgatgaatataaatatattatgaaaaaaaaattgaaacaagaaaaataattacttgcaatttttgaaagataaaaacattttacaaaactatatTCCTCTTTAAATTATGGACGCACcactaattaattacttttattaacACTTGTTTTCTATATATCAAAccccaaataatttattttaagcattttttaacacgctcaagaaaaaaaaaatattacatgtaAGGCAtttctcaaaaacaaaatattttacacacaaaaaaaattaatatacaagAAAACAATTTACTTGAAAATTACAGTATGATTTTACTATCGCAACactattaaaatcatataaactaaaacataaataattgcATATAAATTCTTACATTCAACATGGAGTCTAATGCTTattattaaaatctaattaaattataaacaatgacACTTGATcctgaaatttaataaaatattgtacTATTAAAAACATGATCTCAAACAAAGTTATTCAACTCAATTGAGTTCACATATCATAGATTTAACTACTTAACTTATATTAatgcaaattaatttaaaatcatgttattttaatttaaaaatatatatataaatcaaacatGTTTCTAATATCAAAGttgatgcaaaacaaaaaacaaaaaaaaactaaataaaaagataagaattaaaaataaagaaaaaaaataaaaagaaaacgaaattAAAATGAGGAATAgtttgttattttatcaattcattaaaattatctctcaaactggaaataaaaaaaaaagtatataaataatataatcttAAAACATGTATCTATTGGGTTTAAtccattaattaaaattgaataacacaaataatcaaaataatcaaaataaaaacaatgaaatagaCCCATATAGGTTCATTATCCCATCCAAAAAGTGATGTGCTGCGATATTTCTTGTTCTCTTCATTCATGTACTTAGGTAATCTGCGATGTGGATTTGGTGTCTTTGCTTTTGGTGTCCGCGCCATAAGTGAAGCCGAAGGTTGCGACAGAAGCTCTACAGGATCAATTTCAGGGATGCTACGCTCGGCAGCACCATCGAAATACAGTGGCCATCTCATTGGAACAACCAAATTCCTGCAATTCAAAAAAGACAATgcaatgaaaattgattttttatttttttgcttcaggCCAGCAGAGCAAGTATAGTGGAGAATACCCCTTCTCATTCAAGCATCATTACCACAGCAATGGATGTTTAGCCCAATGGTATTCTTTCTTGCAGAGCAAGAAAGGGAGAGGTCTCAGGTCAGGTTTGAGACCTGCCCTTGTTgcataaaacagaaaaaatccgAGGTTTGTCAATGGATTCCTACTGCTGATCAAGTCAACTCAAGCAACCGTTGATGTATAATACCAGAATCTAGAagaatgaaaatagaaaaatgcttACCCTTCTATACATTTGTGCTTGCAGCGATTCATCTTATCAACTGTATAATTCCCAAAGACATCATCGAGATGCCTTGCTAGTTTTGGTAAATCAGGTAATGGTAAAACATCCCACACCTTGAGAATTTGTGTGTGGTTTGAGTTTTCCTTGATTATATCCACTGTCCAAATCAGATGAAGCTGATCATTGACTCTGTAATGTTCTAACAGTTCAGAAGAAGTTCCATGTCGGACAACGATGATTCTCTCTTCAGGAGATTCCCGCCAGCCACTCGAAAGCTTTGACAACAAAGAAAACACTTCCTGACGAGCTTCATTTCTAACTTTCAGAATGGATTTCCGAAAATCGTTACTGAAGCAAAACTTTAATGGAAAAAGGATTGAGGTGATGAGTCCACCGAGTAGTATTCAGCTTGAGACAGCACAATCAGAACTAACAAAAAAATcgagaaacaagaaaaataaacacacatacCTTCCATCTTGCATTTCTGAACAGTGGAGAATTCACATTCAGCAGAGCATCAAGTTGGTCCGATTCTAAGAAGGCATCCGTAATAGCCTTAGACAAGCTTTTATCCTCTTCGGCATTATAGAAACAACCCCGTTCCTTGGCATCAGTAACTAATTTCTTCCAAATAGAATCGCTGTTGACAAGAGTTGCTCCATTTCCCAATATCCAGAGGCAGTGCCTTCATTAGAAAGTACATCAAAATTGTTATTCAAAATCATCAGTACATGATGCATACACACACATTAACTTGCAAAAACTTGCAATGCTAGTGGCTGACTTCTGGTATTTGGAAATGATACCTTGCACGGGTCAATGCCACGTTCACCCTTTGGCGATTGGCAAGGAAACCTATTTTTCCATTTGCATTACATCTGACAGTAGAGATAATTATAACATCCTCCTCGCCTCCTTGAAATCCATCGACAGACCGAATATTTACTGCAAAATCACTATGTGCACTGTAAGTCTTTccaattttttcttgaattgcataaaCTTGAGCGTTGTACGGTGATATGACTCCTACGCTCATCCTCTTTCTTGCCCTTGTAAATTCTGCaatggaaagaaaaggaaggctTTAGCTTTCCCACTAGCCAACAAAAAAGTAATTGAAACCAATAGCTCTGTCATATATATGATTTCCCTAACACCATTTCTAAAATGCATACCTTTAAAAAGGCTTGCAACTAGCTCTGAAACTACAGCAACCTCCACCAAATTTTTCTTGCTGCCACCGTTATCGAATTCTTCTTTCCCACTGGCTACATTAATAAATGAGTAAGGCCAATCTCTCGAACAAGCTCCTCCCGAATTCAGCTTTCTCTTGATGCATCCTGTACTGCATATTCAGTAGGTGTTTCTCGTGTCCCAGTATGACCAATCTCTCGAACAAGCTCCTCCCGAATTCAGCTTTCTCGGAAATCTGATGAAGTTATGTGCAAAACATTAGAActtaaatcttataaattactCAGTAAATGGAATGCAAAAAAGTTTAACCTCATCACCTGACTCTGAACCATGGCAGGAAGTTGGCGCTCGTCACCTATAAGAACGGCATGGCGAAGACCAGAAAGCTGCAATGGAATGGTCGATTCACATTCTTTAAGCTGCGCAGCTTCATCAACAACCAACAATTTTATCGGTTTCATTCCTTCTGTGTGCAACATGGCAGAGCTTGAAGCGGTACAGAAAATCAGACATGCATTTTCCAAGCAAAAGTTTCTCACTTGATACCTTTCAAAAATATTGGGCACGTCAAATGATCGAGGAAGTGAATTCAGTATCTGAATGCAATCCTTTCTTTTAGTGGCCAATCTTGAATATTGACAGGCACTGCTTTCTTCGTTTTCAAAATCATTGATGTCTAGCTCTAAACCTCCATCTCCTATGCTAACACCATTCAACAATGTTTTGAGGCCGCTGAGTGAATCAAGAGCTTTTATCATGTTCTTCACAACTTCTAATGAAATGACAGACGTTGGCAAATGCGTATACAAACCTACAATTAAAACGTCCAGCTTCTCACTAAGGattttgaaccttttctttacAAATTCCTCGAACGGGAGAATATTATCTTCCTTGTTTTCCTTTCCATATTGATCTCCCTTTCCCAAACACCTTGGAAGCTTATCTTGATGATAAGAAaccttctgtttctttttttcagttttcttgttGTCTTTCAATGCCTGTAAAAGAATTTTCTTCAGAACTTTCCTGCTGTTCCTGCCCTTCTGGTTTTGATCACCGACCACTTCATCCTTCTCTTTGTTGCTGTTCATCTCTTGAAATTCAGTCATTCCATCATCCCGATCCCCTCCCTCGTtctcttttttcatgttttccaAGTACCTGCGGTACTGATGCCCAGGATCTTCAAGCAAATTTATCATTGAATCTACAGTGTGCTTCCACCCGGTTGACGGGGCAAAGCAATGATAAAGCACTTCAACCCGATGGTCAAGAAATATATCTTCGAGATCATCATTCTCAGAAATCTTCATTCGCTCCCCATTCCCAAAGAGAACTATATCTCCAAGTCCATAGGTGTCATATTCAAGAGAGTCTGTAACTAGCTTTAGGAGTCCCGATGTCACTTGCAACACAGCAATATTGGTTGGAGCACATGTAAGTGTCCTGCACTTCAATTTAAGTAGAGAAAACAGTAATAAACCACCTGTCTTTGTCTTTCCAGTCCCTGGAGGACCCCAAATTAGTTTGACAGTGCTTTGATGCTGGCATTCACTCAGACCAATGCAGCTTACAATTGCATCTTCCTGTGAGTCATTTAAATTAGAAGAGCTGATTATGGTTTCTTGCATAACAGAAAGTGCAGCACTTCTATTCACTTCAGATAAGCAGTGAGAACAATCTTGGCTATCCTGCAGGAGAAGACACAGCAACTGTCAGTTAAGCAGCTGAATAATTACAGTAGAACTAGAACTTCCATACACATAAAGAAGAATGATTTCTCCTTCTTACAGTTGAACTAGTTTCAAGCACATTCTGGATAACGTTCGTGTTCCCTCCTTGCAGATCTGAGTTCAATGATCTCCATATACGGACATTTGTCGTCATGTTTGCTAGGTAAACAACGAAGAAAGTggctctccttttcttttgaatctcTTGTCCAGCAAAGACAGACTCCCTTTTATTGTGCTTGTTTTCTAGTTCAAATTGAATGGGTTTGGATGTGAGAATTGATAACGTTTCATTATTATCGTCATCATCCAGCCATAACGTTTCATGATTATCGTCATCATCCAGCCCATTAGATAGCCTATGAACATAAGCAAGAAGATAGTTTATCCCAGGCCTGTTCAAATCAGCAATGTCTTTGGGTCTTGCATCTGTCAAAGCAATGAGATCTCCAACCTCAGGCTCGTATATTCCTTTCACATTTCCAGTTTTTCTCATTCTATTCAACCACATCTTATAAAACAAGTCTTTGGGAGGTTTATACTCTTTTGATCTTTCAATTGAAAAGATCTCCCTTGTAGGTGCTTGGGAGACCTTCATCATGTTTGAGCACAAATCTGCACGAGTTTCCTCGATTAGAGCAGGAATGAATGACTTCATGTAATTTGACGTTGACGTGAATGTCTCTGGTATCTTCTTCACCTGTTGGTGAGTAATTTAGTGCCACAGACATcaaatgcaagaaaatagaaATCGGTCAACTGCATTTACAGTTGCTGTCAATTAATCTTACGTCAATTCtgaaaattccaaaaacatgaaaagaaaccGCTACTACAAATGATCTTCAAAGAACTTATGTTCTGCTTTACTAACCATTGGATTCTTAGCTTACTGGTCTAAGCCTTTCCAAAGAAAAGTAGAGGGATCAAGTCTAAGTTCATGCCAGATTGATCTGGTTTCAGCAAAATCTTAAGGTCGTGCAAGGAGAAGTCTCTAAATGATTTCAACTTGCCAAATTTAATCAGTAGAAATGTAAATTCAACAGATTttaaccggaaaaaaaaatcatatcataagTGGATCGTACACATAAACATGACAAAATGGCATTCATGCAAACCTGATTTTTGTAAAGATCTCTGTTAAGTACATCCGTGATAGACCAGGAGAACACCAAGTCTAATAAGCTTCTACCAGCAACTTCTTCTTGAGTTTTCGCTGTAGTCTTCTCCATCATTTCTCCTCTCTAGTTAGCTTCTGTAAAATCAGTTGACAAAGCCAataatgagatgaaaataaaagtctTGACCGTATGAAGAAACGATGCAACAGCAGATTTCTTATGAGTGAAGAAACCCAACAGCAAGACCAGTACAGATATTTACCTTGTGacaaagcttctttttttaatagctACCAAAAACCCCAATAAACGAAAAGAAATGGACGTACAGATGATTTAATGAAAATGGGACAGAGATTCCTGAAGAATGAAGTGGAAAGAGCACGTTGACTAGAAGTAAATCAAAAGTAATTAAAGCAAGCACTGTTGCTAGTCTTGCTGGTTTGTATGGAAAATACATGAATGGCTCCTGTTTTATACCTGTTTGCTTTAGTAGTGTTAATTGTTTCCCGCAAGGATCAAGATATCTCTTCCTTCAATGAGTTGCATTACTTAAAGTTATTATGGAAAAAGGAGAGGGAGCTTTCATGCGAGGAGGCCGAAGGACTTTTCCTGTTCATATTCCTATGTATTTTCCTTTATTGTGACAAATACCGAAGGAGAGATAAGGACAGGAATGCTTGCGTACGTTACGATGAAGCTTTAATTTTCTGTCCCATCTCCAGGCACAGACTTCCCACGAGAAAATCCCAAGCACCCGAAATTCTAAGGTTTTACAACCTTAAGCTGTAATTTCAAGTTTGAATTCTGAGCCCCCATGGATGTGAACAGGAAGCAGAGCGTCCAAAGCATTTCCCAGTTTTCACGTATAACaactacaaattaattaaccatcTTTATTACCGCCATCTTCATCAAGATATCACCCTAATTTCCAAAATTGCTGAAAAGGAATTGAAACACTTGCCACATTAGGCTTCAATGTTGGATTCTCCATGACATGAGTTGTGCtgatttttactttattttttcatctggGAAGTGGGAACAGGGACAGAAGGAACAGCCACCTGTTCAACTACCAGACACGAGAGCGGAACACTCTTCAGTCTTCACCATAAAAATGAGGATCCAAGGGAAGTGATGACCACAATCTCTCGTCTCCTGGTCAATTTCTCGCCTCCATTAATTCACccttcaaaacttaaaaatacaaagtatATTTGAGTGtggttgtgaattttttttaaaatgtataaaaataaatttttttattttttaaattttatttttatattaatacattaaaataaataatcaagaatattaaaaaataataataacaatgttttaaaaaaaaacacttgatatGCTTGTTACATGTACCGAATATCCTTAGATAACGAAAGAACGACCAACACTTCCCGCGAGAAATTACAGCACGCCCGTCAAAAAAGGGGTGGTGGTGGgaccctttttctttctttcttgtttcattTCGATTTCGCACTCTTCCTcggtaaaaagtaaaaagaaaaattgaattgtGCTGTGGTATATATTAAGATTAAAGTACTTGGTGGATAAGTTTAAggttgattaatttttgtttggtttggtttttattaaaaaataattaaattgaatttttaaaagaaaaaattgaaactggTTCAATCGGCCGGTTTCGGttcgatttagtttttttggataaaaaccagttcaaaccagtttgactcggttttttcagatttggcttaatttttttctgttttggctcgtttttttctggtttttttcggtttgggttcggtttggttttttcggtttcaggcttataaaactaaaaccaaactggtctgttttttcaaaattttaatctgtttttttcacagttcaattttttcagttaattttttttctaattttctcaatttaatcagttttttgatttttttattcatccctaaataagtttgaaatataaataaagccaaatcattcattttatgttttcaatttaaacataatttatcCATGGTTTATCTacgtttcttttatttgt encodes:
- the LOC133670850 gene encoding uncharacterized protein LOC133670850 codes for the protein MMEKTTAKTQEEVAGRSLLDLVFSWSITDVLNRDLYKNQVKKIPETFTSTSNYMKSFIPALIEETRADLCSNMMKVSQAPTREIFSIERSKEYKPPKDLFYKMWLNRMRKTGNVKGIYEPEVGDLIALTDARPKDIADLNRPGINYLLAYVHRLSNGLDDDDNHETLWLDDDDNNETLSILTSKPIQFELENKHNKRESVFAGQEIQKKRRATFFVVYLANMTTNVRIWRSLNSDLQGGNTNVIQNVLETSSTDSQDCSHCLSEVNRSAALSVMQETIISSSNLNDSQEDAIVSCIGLSECQHQSTVKLIWGPPGTGKTKTGGLLLFSLLKLKCRTLTCAPTNIAVLQVTSGLLKLVTDSLEYDTYGLGDIVLFGNGERMKISENDDLEDIFLDHRVEVLYHCFAPSTGWKHTVDSMINLLEDPGHQYRRYLENMKKENEGGDRDDGMTEFQEMNSNKEKDEVVGDQNQKGRNSRKVLKKILLQALKDNKKTEKKKQKVSYHQDKLPRCLGKGDQYGKENKEDNILPFEEFVKKRFKILSEKLDVLIVGLYTHLPTSVISLEVVKNMIKALDSLSGLKTLLNGVSIGDGGLELDINDFENEESSACQYSRLATKRKDCIQILNSLPRSFDVPNIFERYQVRNFCLENACLIFCTASSSAMLHTEGMKPIKLLVVDEAAQLKECESTIPLQLSGLRHAVLIGDERQLPAMVQSQISEKAEFGRSLFERLVILGHEKHLLNMQYRMHQEKAEFGRSLFERLVAVVSELVASLFKEFTRARKRMSVGVISPYNAQVYAIQEKIGKTYSAHSDFAVNIRSVDGFQGGEEDVIIISTVRCNANGKIGFLANRQRVNVALTRARHCLWILGNGATLVNSDSIWKKLVTDAKERGCFYNAEEDKSLSKAITDAFLESDQLDALLNVNSPLFRNARWKFCFSNDFRKSILKVRNEARQEVFSLLSKLSSGWRESPEERIIVVRHGTSSELLEHYRVNDQLHLIWTVDIIKENSNHTQILKVWDVLPLPDLPKLARHLDDVFGNYTVDKMNRCKHKCIEGAGLKPDLRPLPFLLCKKEYHWAKHPLLWNLVVPMRWPLYFDGAAERSIPEIDPVELLSQPSASLMARTPKAKTPNPHRRLPKYMNEENKKYRSTSLFGWDNEPIWGERRREIVVITSLGSSFLSFIVTYASIPVLSRDWPYSFINVASGKEEFDNGGSKKNLVEVAVVSELVASLFKEFTRARKRMSVGVISPYNAQVYAIQEKIGKTYSAHSDFAVNIRSVDGFQGGEEDVIIISTVRCNANGKIGFLANRQRVNVALTRARHCLWILGNGATLVNSDSIWKKLVTDAKERGCFYNAEEDKSLSKAITDAFLESDQLDALLNVNSPLFRNARWKFCFSNDFRKSIVKVRNEARQEVISLLAKLSSGWRESPEERIIVFRHGTSSELLEQYRVNDQLKLMWTVDVIKENSNHTQILKVWGVLPLPDLPKLARHLDDVFGNYTVDKMNRCKHRCIEGNLVVPMRWPLGFGGAAESSNPESDPAELLSQPLASLVIRDESEASVTSSRQAPWRNRNRKYGYSSGGMDSKPRW
- the LOC133670737 gene encoding probable helicase MAGATAMA 3, yielding MSVGVISPYNAQVYAIQEKIGKTYSAHSDFAVNIRSVDGFQGGEEDVIIISTVRCNANGKIGFLANRQRVNVALTRARHCLWILGNGATLVNSDSIWKKLVTDAKERGCFYNAEEDKSLSKAITDAFLESDQLDALLNVNSPLFRNARWKVCVFIFLVSRFFC